Part of the Chloroflexota bacterium genome is shown below.
CTGGCCAGACCACCATTTATGAGCCGGCTCCTAGCCGGGATCATACCGAGCGTATGTTGCGTGCTATGGGGGTCATCGTGGATTGGGGAGATGACACGATTACTGTTAGGGGGGACAGTTCCCCCCAGGCGATCAGGATCAACGTTCCTGGAGATATTTCGTCTGCGGCCTTCTTCCTGGTTGCGGCCACCATCGTGCCCAATGCCACGCTCACTATCAAAGACGTGGGCATTAATCCCACCCGTACGGGCATGCTTGATGCTCTGCACGAGATGGGAGCAGATATCTCCATCGAGAACAGACGGGAAACAGGCGGCGAGCCGTTGGCTGACCTAAGGGTCCGCTCCAGTTCGCTCCACGGTATAGATATTCGCGGCCGCCTGATCCCTCGTCTCATCGATGAACTACCAGTCATCGCCGTAGCAGCCACCCAGGCTGAGGGACGCACTACCATCGCCGATGCCCAGGAGCTACGCGTTAAGGAGACGGACCGCATTCAGGCCATCGTCAGAGAGTTATCTCGTTTAGGAGCGAAGATCACCGAACAAGCGGATGGATTTATCATCGATGGACCAACGCCACTGGTTGGGACAACCTGTCAAAGCTATGGTGACCACAGGATGGCTATGTCCCTAGCCATCGCCGGGCTGGTCGCCTCTGGGACAACGACGATCGAGGGGGCCGAAGCGATAGACGTCTCCTTCCCCGGCTTCAGCGATGTCCTCAAGGGGCTCAGCCAAAGCAGGTGAGAAACCATGCCTATCGACGCTAAGACAAAGGTTACGGGGCTTATCGGGTATCCGGTGGAGCACAGCCTGTCGCCCTTTATCCATAACCGGGCTTTCGCCCACCTGAGACTTAACTACTGTTATGTGGTCTTCCCCGTCCCTCCAGTCCAACTGGAAGCAGCAATCAAGGGCATGCATGCCCTGGGCCTGGTCGGGGTCAATGTAACCATCCCTCATAAGGAGGCGGTCAAGCCGTACTTAGACGAATTATCGCCGGAAGCGACAGCCATCGGAGCGGTAAATACCATCGTCGTTCGTGATGGCCGAATGATTGGCTACAACACCGATGCCTTGGGTTGTCAACGGGCCCTGGCCGAGACCGGCTTCGATCCACAGGGTAAAGAGGTCATCGTCCTTGGTGCTGGCGGAGCTGCCCGGGCGGTTGTATACGCCCTCGCTCAGGCAAACAGTCGCATTACTATCTTCAACCGTACCATTCAGCGAGGCGAGGAGCTGGCGAGGCAATTTCGTTCCCTCTTCCCCGCAGCTAGATTGGAATCTTGCTCCCTGAACGAGCGCTTGTTGGCCGAGAGGATGGCGACCGCTGCCCTGCTGATTAACACTACCCCGCTAGGGATGTGGCCCCAGACAGAAGCTTCGCCCCTGCCATGGACTGGTCTGCTCGGCCCTCATCTCCTGGTCTTCGATCTGGTCTACAATCCGCGGGAAACTTTGCTCCTGCGTCAGGCTCGCCAGGCCGGGGCCAGAACCATCGGCGGATTAGCGATGCTGATCCATCAGGCCGCAAGCGCCTTCCACCTCTGGACCGGAGTGGAGCCACCCCTAGAGGTCATGTACAGCGCTTGTGAGGAGGACTGAACATGGGTAGAGAACTGCGCTTTTTAACGGCCGGAGAATCGCACGGACCGTGCCTGATCGGCATCGTCGAAGGGATGCCAGCCGGACTTCCCCTCACCGAGGAGCGCATAGCCGTTGAGTTGAGTCGACGGCAGAAAGGATACGGGCGTGGGGGGCGTATGCAGATCGAACAAGACCGTGCGGAGATTTTAAGCGGCGTGACAAAGGGAGAGACCACGGGCGCTCCCATCGCCCTCCGTATTGAAAATAAAGACTGGCCTAACTGGAAGAATAAAGACCTTCCCCCACTGACGGTGCCGCGTCCCGGACATGCCGACCTGGCCGGCAAACTCAAGTACAGTCACCACGACCTTCGTTCGGTCTCGGAACGGGCCAGTGCACGAGAGACAGCGATGCGCGTCGCCATCGGGGCCATAGCTAAGGCTTTGCTCCAGGAGTTTGATATAACCATTTTCAGCCATGTGCTTGCGATCGGAGATATCCGAGCTAACATAGCCGACCTCCCTTACACTGAACTCGCAGCGCTGGCGGAGAGCTCTGCCTTACGTTGCGCCGATCCAGAAGCCACAGTCCAGATGAAAAAGCACATCGATAAGACAAAAAATAAGGGCGATTCACTGGGAGGCATCTTTGAGGTGATAGCCCTTGGCGTACCTCCGGGACTGGGCAGCTATGTCCATTGGGATCGTCGCCTGGACGGTCTATTAGCCCAGGCCGTTATGAGCATCCCCGCCATCAAGGGGGTGGAGATAGGTGAGGGGTTCGCCGTCGCTCGTTTATGGGGCACTGAGGCTCACGATGAGCTCTTTTATACCGGCGGACGTCTCACCAGGCGCACCAACCGGGCCGGCGGAATAGAGGGCGGCGTCAGCAACGGTGAACCCATCGTTGTCAGAGCAGCCATGAAACCGATCCCCACGACGGTGACGCCGCTGCACTCTGTCGACCTGGCCACAGGGATAGAGACCCAAACACAGTATCTCCGCTCCGATGTCTGCGCCGTGCCCGCAGCTGGCATCGTAGCCGAAGCGATGGCGGCCTGGATCCTGGCCAGCGCTTTCCTGGAGAAATTGGGGGGAGACAGCCTGGAGGAGATAAGGGTGAACTTCGCTCACTTCCAACAACGGCTCGCAGAGGAGAGCACCAGGCCCTAGAGAGACCGTTCCCTGAGTGCAAGGGCGGCCCGCTGGACGGATGGCTCACTGTTGTCTGCTGGCAATGAAATTGGTGATGGCCCAGGCCGCCACCCAGATGCCCAGAAAGGCCAGGATAACGGTGCCCAGGGCAAATAAGCGGTCGATGTCGGTCATCTGCTGAGCGAGACGGACAGCGACAACGATCAGATAGACAGCCATTCCCGCCTTCAAACCCAGCACTAATCTCTCCCTAAAGGCCTTCCACACCAGCAGGAGCAAAACAAGAACCAGGATAGCGGTCAATAACTTCAGCAAAATGATCCTCCCAAAGGGCGTCGATTGGTCAGCAATCAACCCCTTCGCGAAGGAGCAGAAACGGGGTATATTCGTGGCATCACCTTGTCTCTCCCTCCCCCACCATTAAATCCTGATGAATTGCGGCGAATTGCTCCAGGGCGGCCTCAAGGTTTTCGGCAATCTCCCCAGCAAGAACGTCAGGAGCGGGAAGGGTGCTTGAATCATCAAGGCTTTCGTCTCTTAGCCAGAATAGATCCAGGCTGACCTTGTCCCTTTGCATGAGTTCGTTATAGCTGAAGGCCCTGAACCGCTCCGTTTCTTGCCGGTCGAAGCGGTTACCCGGGTTATAGCACTGGACGAAGTCGGTGAGGTCCTCATAGCGTAGCGTGCTGGTCTTAAGCGTGAAGTGCTTGTTAGTTCTTAAATCATATATCCAGAGCTTATCTGTCCACGGTCTCTCGCTGGCTAGTTTCCGGTCAAAGAAGAGAACGTTTGCTTTCACTCCCTGAGCGTAAAATACCCCCGTCGGTAGCCTCAAGAGGGTATGGACGTCGCACTCGGCGAGTAACCTTCTCCTCACCGTCTCGCCGGCGCCACCCTCGAAGAGGACATTATCAGGCACGACGATGCCAGCCCTGCCATTTATCTTCAAAAGCGTCTTCACATGCTGGAGGAAGTTCAGTTGTTTGTTGGAAGTGGTGGCCCAGAAGTCCTCCCGCTCGTAAATCAATGACTCACGGTCGGCTTTGCCTTCGCCGTTGACAATAGTGATGCTGCTTTTCCTGCCGAAGGGGGGATTGGTAAGCACCATATCGAAGCGTTTACCGGGGTCGGAGATGAGAGCATCGCCAACCTCGATGGGACTTTCTTCGCCCCCGATACCGTGGAGATACAGATTCATGACGCACAGCCTGGCGACGCCGTCAACAATATCCTTACCGCTGAGGGCCTGGAGTTTGAGAGACTCCTTCTGGTCCCTATCCAGCGGGTAGGTCTTCGATATGTAGTCGTGAGCTGCCAGCAGAAAGCCCCCGGTGCCGCAGGCAGGGTCATAGATGGTCATGCCCGGCTGGGGCCTGATAACCTCCACCATAGCCTTAATAAGGGGTCTCGGCGTGAAGTATTGCCCGGCGCCACTCTTTATGTCCTCGGCGTTTTTCTGCAAAAGCCCCTCATAAATAGCCCCTTTGACATCGATGTCCAGGCCCACCCAGGTCTCAGCGTTGATAAGCTCAATGAGGCGCCTTAGTTTGGCCGGGTCCTGAATCTTGTTCTGCGATTTTCTGAAGATGACGCCGAGCAGCCCCTTCTCCTTGCCCAGGCTCTCCAGAATATGGCGGTAATGAACTTCCAGGGCATCCCCATCCTTCTGTAGAAGGCTCTGCCAGCCCAGCTCCGGCCGAATGGTGGATGGCTTGCTGAACGGTGGCCTCGACTGTTCATCAGCCATTTTCAAGAAGAGGAGATAGGTCAATTGCTCAACGTAGTCGCCATAGCTGACGCCGTCATCGCGCAGGACATTACAGTAATTCCATAGCCTCTGGACGATGGTGGCTGATTCATTGGGCATGCTGTAGCAACCCCCTTTGTTTTATGTTTTCAGGGTTTTCTTCATCCCATTCCCATTTTAGAGGATTGTTCACAATGTATTCTCTAATTTTGCCTAAGTCATCCTCATTTCGGACCACATGTTCGTAGTAATTGCGTTGCCAGACAGGATTTCCAGGTGTATTGCCGAGGCGATTAATCATCTTGGTGGTTTGGTATTTGTAATACGCCACAATTTGCCCCAACGTTGGTTTCCGTAGGGGCACGGTTCCCGTGCCTCCCATCGGTTTCCGTAGGGGCACGGTTCCCGTGCCCTCATTAGTAACCCCATCCATACCAGAGGGCGAGGTGACCTCGCCCCTACGGTTTTCGGTGATCACAATTATCCCATGAATATGATTGGGCATCACAATAAATTCGTCCAATTGGACGGGATTAAAATGTTTGGGGATTTCACACCAACATTGGTATGCGATTGCACCGATGGGCGATAGTTCCATTTGTGAGTTTGCAATTTCACCGAACAAACATTCCCTGTTATATGTGCAAATGGTTACGAAATACACCCCTGCTTGTGAATAATCGTAATTATTTAATCGGATAGACCTCCGACGGTATTTTTCTGGCTCGTATCTCTGGACGATGGTGGCTGATTCATTGGGCATGCTATAGCAACCTCCTTTGTAGGGGCTGCCTAAGAACCTCACCCCCTTTATCCCCCTCTCCTTGGAAAGGAGAGGGGGAAGAGTTGATTACGAAGGGGCTTCGCCCCTTCGCACTACCCTTTTGGGAAAGCCTCTGCATTATAGTCGCCTCCCTACGGGCCTTTCTTGCTGGCCTGGCCTGAAGCTCTCGGCTTGCCCTCTCCGCCTTTATCCGCTCCAGCAGCCTCTCTGCCGGCTCATCTGTTGGATCCTGCGGCACCAGCTTGCCCTCAAAGGCTCTCTTCAGGATGCTCTGGCGCAGCCTCTCGGCCTGCTTGAGGCCACGTTCCACCGTCTTTTCTATCTGGTCAGCAACAGAAAAGCGTCGCTCGATTTCCTCAACGATGCGCTGCTGCTCCGGGAGCGGGGGGAGGGGGATTATAACTCTTTCTGCGAGAAATGATGAACCTATGCTCGCCTGATTCACGTGGTGGACACAATTCGCTCTGAAAAAGCCGTTGAGAAACAAGCTGTGAAGACAGCAAGCAATCCAGGGAGGATTTAGCAGGTTCACATTCAGTCTGATTCTGGTCATATGGTTAGAATAGGCCCAGTTAGTATCTTGCCTAATCCAGGCTGTCTTGCCCAACAATTCTGGGCTATTGGTATTGTTGAACAGGACATCGCCTTTCAAAAGACAGTCGTGGTCTTCAGATTCCACATATTTTAAATCACTTAGGTCAATCTCGCCTTTGATGTTAATATTCATCGGCCTGAGATGAGGAACTCCAATCCGCTCCTTATTATGTTTACCCGAGGGGAATCCAGGATTTACCATTTCTGCACTCTCCCCCAGCCTGGTCCACGCCCAGCCCTCCGGCAGTTCAGGCAAATCTGAGGTGTCTACTGGCGGTAGCTCCTTCAGCTTGCCTCCCGCTTGCCTTCGGCGCTCCTCTTTGATGCGCTCCAGGAGCACGGAGGCCGGCTCCATCTCGCCCCCGTGGGCTTCCCGCCACTCGGCGGTGAGCCTCCCTGCAAAGGCGTCTCTAAGGACTGCCTGGCGGTAAGCCTTCAGCTGCGCCTTGACCTTCTTCAGCGCCTCCAGGCCGGCATCCAGCCGAGTGAAAAGCTCCTCAATCTTCGCCACAATGCGCTGCTGCTCGGGAAGGGGAGGAAGGGGGACAACAACCTGCTTCAGTTTGGTAGCATTAACATTGGGGATAGCAATTCCAAGGCTCTTTTCCGAGATAAATTGCCAGTAAGAGGGGCTTTTCAAAAAGTATGATAAATATTCACCACGAATCAAGGGCTTAAACCGAATAAGATATGAACCAAAGACTGCCTCTACCGGATTTCTGATAAGGTAACTATATCCAACGGACCCCGCCCTCGATATGACTATGTCTCCATCCTGAAGCAAATATTTTCCTTTATCAGGTGGTTCTTCTTCACAGAACGGAACAGAATGCCAATCAATCCTCCCTGGCGTAATATCCGTTGTCCTAAGTAAGCGGAGGGTTCCTTGGTTTCTTGCGCTAGTTGTCCACCCGTATTGAGGTTCTAGGCAAACCTCCCCCAGCCTCGTCCAGGCCCAGCCCCTGGGAAGTTCGCGCAAGCTATTCTCTCTCTCCCTCATGCCACCAGCACCTCATTGAGCTCTTCCAGGAGCTTGTCCAATTGTTGCTCAAATAGGCGGTTCGCCCTCACTGCGCCACCTTTCTCACAGAAAGGTACTAACTCAAAGTCCTCTACGCTGATGCTCGCTGAGGTGGCGATATGCTGCTTTATCATCTCCAGCCATTCCCTCTGCTCCGGGGTAAACCTTCGCCCCAACTGCTCCTGCTGGGCCAGCCATGACCCAAAGCGGCGATTCACTACCTCAGGGAAGGGCTCAAGGACGTCGGCCTCACCAACGGCAAAGCGTAGCAGCGAAATGATGTTGGTCAGGAGCTTTTGCGGTCCGGCCCCCTTCACCTTTGCCCTGTCCAGTTGCTCATAAGCCTGCCAGACAAGCTCCGGTGTCAGATGATAGGGGGGCTTCTTTATCGCCTCGGCCAGGCTTTTGATTTCCTGGTAGGTCAGGCGGCGCTGGCCATAAGGCTTGCCGTAAATCAGTTGCAACGCCGTTAGTTCGTCCTTGTTTTCCTCCACGAACCTCTTAAAGGTATCGATGATGGTTTGAGCCCTCTCCTTTGCCCGTTCATCAAACCCGGCAAGAATTACCTCATCCTTGCTCACCGTATCTATGATTTGCTCGCTCCTCTTCTTGATGTCCATTATCACGTTTCTGAACTTCGGCTGGTCGAAGGGGGCACAGGCAATCTTGGCCAGCTCTTGGGAAGCCTCTTTGACCTGTTCCACGGTCGGTGCTTCCGTTTGGAAAAGCTCCCTGGCCTTGTCTATCTTCTTATCGGGGTCTAGGGCATCCAGCAAGCTGTTGACTATGTCCTTGAGGCTCTTGCCCTCCGCCGCTTGCTCGATTTCCTTTCTGTTCGCATCGGTTATCTGCCTGTCCAGGCTAGCCAGCCGGCCAGCCAGGGAGCTAAGGGTATCTTCGTCCCGGTCGCCCATAGCAACCGACATTATCAGCTTATCGAAAGGCACGCTGGGCTGGCGCTCCAGGGGCCTGGAATCGGTCTTGTCGTTCTCGCACACGCCGATGGCGTCCACTATCACAAAGCGCGTCTTACAATCGGCATCTGGGGTAACCGCATTAAAATCGGTGGGTGAGATGGTTCTCGTTCCCCGGCCCTTCATTTGCTCGAAATACACCCTTGATTTGACGTCCCTCATGAAGAGGAGGCACTCCAGCGGCCTGATATCGGTGCCGGTGGAAATCATGTCCACGGTAACGGCTATGCGCGGATTGTAAGAATTGCGGAAGCTGGCGATCAAATCCTCCGCTTTTTCGCCCGTAGTTTTGTAGGTTATCTTTTTGCAAAACTCGTTCCCCTTGCCGAACTCCTCCCTGACGATATGGACGATGTCCTCGGCATGGGAATCGTCCTTGGCGAAGATTAGCGTCTTCGGTGCCTCCCTGCGGCCGGGGAATATCTCGGTAAATAGCTTGTCCTTGAGGGTTCTTATCACTGTCCTTATCTGGTCGGGGGCAACCACATCGCGGTCCAGCTGGCTGGCGGTGTACTCAATATCATCATTAAGCAGCTCCCAGCGTGTCTCTCTGGTCAGCTTGTCTCGCCTGTCTACGTAATATCCAGCTTCGACCTTGCTGCCCTCCTCGGTGATTTGAGTCTGGATGCGATATACCTCATAGCCCACATTGACCCCATCGGCCACCGCCCGCTCGTGGCTGTATTCCATGACCAGGTTCTGATCGAAGAAACCGAGGGTTTGCTTTGAAGGCGTGGCCGTCAGTCCTATAATAAAAGCATCGAAGTATTCCAGCACCTGGCGCCAGAGATGATAAATGGAACGGTGACACTCGTCTGTAACAATGAAGTCGAAAGTTTCTATCGGAATTTGGGGATTATAGCCCACCTCTTTGGACTTCTCTTCTTCAGGTGCCAGGGCAAATAGCGACTGCTCCTCGAGTTCGGCCTCAAATTCCGGTTCCCCCTTGAGCATGGAATAGAGCCTCTGAATGGTGGTGATGCATACCCGACTAACGGGGTCCAGGGTGTTAGAGGTTAGATGCTGCACGTTGTAAAGCTCGGTGAACTTCCGGCCGTCATCCGGGGTTACATACTGCTGAAACTCCTTCCTTGTCTGGCGCCCCAGGTTGCTCCTGTCCACCAGGAAAAGCACTCTGCGGGCATCGGCAAACTTAATCAAGCGGTAGATGAAACTAACAGCAGCGTAGGTCTTACCGCCGCCAGAGGCCATCTGGATTAACGCCCTGGGTCTGGCGTCGGTGAAGGATTCTTCCAGGTTCTGTATGGCTTGGATTTGGCAGTCTCTTAGCCCGTCAATTATCAAGGGAGGCATTTTCCTGAGTCTGGCTCTCAGGGTATCGTCTTGCGAGCTCCATTCGCCAAGGGTCTCTGGTCGGTGGAAGGTGAAGACCCGGCGCGAGCGGGGGTCTGGGTCTCTCAAGTCCCAAAAGAAGGTTTCCATCCCTGTGCTTTCGTAGGCAAAAGGCAGAGGTTTCATAACATGGGGCAGATTTGCCGGAAAGCCGGCCAGGTATTTCTCAGATTGTTCGGCTACGCCACTCAGCGTGGTGCCCTCCGACTTCGCCTCCACTACCCCAACTGCTCGCCTGTTTACGAATAAGAGATAATCAGCGCTACCAGACTCGAGCGGAAACTCGCGAACGGCAACACCCAGGGAGGCTCCCAGGTTCAACTCGTGCAAATCCTGAACCACCCAGCCCGCAGCCATTAAGAGCTGGTCAATCCTCTGCCGGGCCTTCTCCTCCGGTTTCATGTAGCTAATTCCTTCTCAATCCTTATACTAAAGCCAGACGATGGGGAACAGGGCATCCATTTCCGCCCTTTTGAATTCAGGGTCGCCGGTTAGCAAGGCTGCCTCTTCGGTCTGAGCGAGTGCCGCTGCAAAACAGTCAGCATAGGCGATAGGGCACTGCGCCTTTATATGAGCGGCGGCAAAGGTGAGATAGCGGTCAGCATCTACGATATTTATGGGGAGCTCAGCAATACGAGCCAGTGTCTTTTGTGCCTGGGGAAGTCCTCTTTCCCGCTCTACAATATAAAGAACCTCACCCAAATTTATCACGCTCATCATGAGTGCACATTCCCCTCCGATAGCTTGCTCCAAAAGCCCTTTCACCTTTTCGCTACCTGCTTCATCCTCAAAGTAGGCAATGAGAGCATAGCTATCGAGAACATAACGCTTATATTCTGGCTCAGCCAAGTTTACTTTCCTTTGGCGGCATCCTCTTGCCTTGACTTCAATAGGGCTTCGACCAGGGAGGTTTCACCCTTTAGCATACCTGCTGATTCCCCTACGGGGTTTTTGGAGACAGGCACTACAGCAATTACCCCTCCATATTCGACAAAATGCACCTTATCGCCTTTCCTGAGCCCATAGCGCTCCCTTAACTCTTGGGGGATAACTACCCACCCTTTAGACGAAAGGGTTGAAGTATTCATTTACATCACCTCCGCTCTGATAACAGTATATACTATTTCACCATTGATGTATACCACAGAATCAAGCAGGGCGGGGATGATGAGGAAAGCGGTAGAGGAATATGCCTCAGACTTGAAACGGCTATTGGGGGAGTGCTTCTTTCCCAGAGCAAAAGGCGTTTCTTAGGTCGTTTGTTAAGAGGGTGGAGTTCGACCCACCTCAAGTCACTATCGACTACACCATACCCTTGCCCCTTGAAGATAGGTTAACCAGTGGTAAAGAAGTTCTGCGTATTAACAAGATTGGCTCGCCCGGGCCGACGGCGCAGCGAACCCTGCTGTGGGATAGGCTTAATGTTCGCATTGCAAGGGTGATGAGCGGTCACGCCACAATCAAAGTAACAAGCTGCCGTGGCTAGACGCCTGCCTTTGTCCTCTGCCGCAAACGCTCAAGTATCCACATGCGAGCAAGAGTTGTCGGACCAATGCCAAGCTCTCGGGCTTCCTTCCTCAGCTCCTCCCATTTCTCTGCCGAAAGTCGCACCGGTATCACTTTGTCTAAAGGTTTCTTTACTTCCACCTGGATGACCTCATCGCTCTCGTCCCAGGCGTCCCCTTGTTCAATACGCTCGATTTCCCTATCCAAATCAACCATTTTGTTCGCCTCCGATGGCCTTACCATACAGCCGCCTTTCGCTATCAGCCATTTCCCGTGCCGTAACTATTTTCCAGTTACCTCTGC
Proteins encoded:
- the aroA gene encoding 3-phosphoshikimate 1-carboxyvinyltransferase, with protein sequence MKLTIKLVTSLQGEIRVPGDKSICHRALLLGALASGQTTINGFVSSTDCLATLRCLRDLGVEIAETGMGSLVVHGKGLYGLSEPANVLDAANSGTTMRLLSGILAGQPFYSVITGDNSLRHRPMRRIIEPLQAMGATIYGREHDKFPPLTIIGGNLKPISYHLPVASAQVKSCLLLAGLFAPGQTTIYEPAPSRDHTERMLRAMGVIVDWGDDTITVRGDSSPQAIRINVPGDISSAAFFLVAATIVPNATLTIKDVGINPTRTGMLDALHEMGADISIENRRETGGEPLADLRVRSSSLHGIDIRGRLIPRLIDELPVIAVAATQAEGRTTIADAQELRVKETDRIQAIVRELSRLGAKITEQADGFIIDGPTPLVGTTCQSYGDHRMAMSLAIAGLVASGTTTIEGAEAIDVSFPGFSDVLKGLSQSR
- a CDS encoding shikimate dehydrogenase; its protein translation is MPIDAKTKVTGLIGYPVEHSLSPFIHNRAFAHLRLNYCYVVFPVPPVQLEAAIKGMHALGLVGVNVTIPHKEAVKPYLDELSPEATAIGAVNTIVVRDGRMIGYNTDALGCQRALAETGFDPQGKEVIVLGAGGAARAVVYALAQANSRITIFNRTIQRGEELARQFRSLFPAARLESCSLNERLLAERMATAALLINTTPLGMWPQTEASPLPWTGLLGPHLLVFDLVYNPRETLLLRQARQAGARTIGGLAMLIHQAASAFHLWTGVEPPLEVMYSACEED
- the aroC gene encoding chorismate synthase — protein: MRFLTAGESHGPCLIGIVEGMPAGLPLTEERIAVELSRRQKGYGRGGRMQIEQDRAEILSGVTKGETTGAPIALRIENKDWPNWKNKDLPPLTVPRPGHADLAGKLKYSHHDLRSVSERASARETAMRVAIGAIAKALLQEFDITIFSHVLAIGDIRANIADLPYTELAALAESSALRCADPEATVQMKKHIDKTKNKGDSLGGIFEVIALGVPPGLGSYVHWDRRLDGLLAQAVMSIPAIKGVEIGEGFAVARLWGTEAHDELFYTGGRLTRRTNRAGGIEGGVSNGEPIVVRAAMKPIPTTVTPLHSVDLATGIETQTQYLRSDVCAVPAAGIVAEAMAAWILASAFLEKLGGDSLEEIRVNFAHFQQRLAEESTRP
- a CDS encoding type I restriction-modification system subunit M is translated as MPNESATIVQRLWNYCNVLRDDGVSYGDYVEQLTYLLFLKMADEQSRPPFSKPSTIRPELGWQSLLQKDGDALEVHYRHILESLGKEKGLLGVIFRKSQNKIQDPAKLRRLIELINAETWVGLDIDVKGAIYEGLLQKNAEDIKSGAGQYFTPRPLIKAMVEVIRPQPGMTIYDPACGTGGFLLAAHDYISKTYPLDRDQKESLKLQALSGKDIVDGVARLCVMNLYLHGIGGEESPIEVGDALISDPGKRFDMVLTNPPFGRKSSITIVNGEGKADRESLIYEREDFWATTSNKQLNFLQHVKTLLKINGRAGIVVPDNVLFEGGAGETVRRRLLAECDVHTLLRLPTGVFYAQGVKANVLFFDRKLASERPWTDKLWIYDLRTNKHFTLKTSTLRYEDLTDFVQCYNPGNRFDRQETERFRAFSYNELMQRDKVSLDLFWLRDESLDDSSTLPAPDVLAGEIAENLEAALEQFAAIHQDLMVGEGETR
- a CDS encoding transposase — translated: MPNESATIVQRYEPEKYRRRSIRLNNYDYSQAGVYFVTICTYNRECLFGEIANSQMELSPIGAIAYQCWCEIPKHFNPVQLDEFIVMPNHIHGIIVITENRRGEVTSPSGMDGVTNEGTGTVPLRKPMGGTGTVPLRKPTLGQIVAYYKYQTTKMINRLGNTPGNPVWQRNYYEHVVRNEDDLGKIREYIVNNPLKWEWDEENPENIKQRGLLQHAQ
- a CDS encoding restriction endonuclease subunit S; this translates as MAKIEELFTRLDAGLEALKKVKAQLKAYRQAVLRDAFAGRLTAEWREAHGGEMEPASVLLERIKEERRRQAGGKLKELPPVDTSDLPELPEGWAWTRLGESAEMVNPGFPSGKHNKERIGVPHLRPMNINIKGEIDLSDLKYVESEDHDCLLKGDVLFNNTNSPELLGKTAWIRQDTNWAYSNHMTRIRLNVNLLNPPWIACCLHSLFLNGFFRANCVHHVNQASIGSSFLAERVIIPLPPLPEQQRIVEEIERRFSVADQIEKTVERGLKQAERLRQSILKRAFEGKLVPQDPTDEPAERLLERIKAERASRELQARPARKARREATIMQRLSQKGSAKGRSPFVINSSPSPFQGEGDKGGEVLRQPLQRRLL
- a CDS encoding DEAD/DEAH box helicase family protein yields the protein MKPEEKARQRIDQLLMAAGWVVQDLHELNLGASLGVAVREFPLESGSADYLLFVNRRAVGVVEAKSEGTTLSGVAEQSEKYLAGFPANLPHVMKPLPFAYESTGMETFFWDLRDPDPRSRRVFTFHRPETLGEWSSQDDTLRARLRKMPPLIIDGLRDCQIQAIQNLEESFTDARPRALIQMASGGGKTYAAVSFIYRLIKFADARRVLFLVDRSNLGRQTRKEFQQYVTPDDGRKFTELYNVQHLTSNTLDPVSRVCITTIQRLYSMLKGEPEFEAELEEQSLFALAPEEEKSKEVGYNPQIPIETFDFIVTDECHRSIYHLWRQVLEYFDAFIIGLTATPSKQTLGFFDQNLVMEYSHERAVADGVNVGYEVYRIQTQITEEGSKVEAGYYVDRRDKLTRETRWELLNDDIEYTASQLDRDVVAPDQIRTVIRTLKDKLFTEIFPGRREAPKTLIFAKDDSHAEDIVHIVREEFGKGNEFCKKITYKTTGEKAEDLIASFRNSYNPRIAVTVDMISTGTDIRPLECLLFMRDVKSRVYFEQMKGRGTRTISPTDFNAVTPDADCKTRFVIVDAIGVCENDKTDSRPLERQPSVPFDKLIMSVAMGDRDEDTLSSLAGRLASLDRQITDANRKEIEQAAEGKSLKDIVNSLLDALDPDKKIDKARELFQTEAPTVEQVKEASQELAKIACAPFDQPKFRNVIMDIKKRSEQIIDTVSKDEVILAGFDERAKERAQTIIDTFKRFVEENKDELTALQLIYGKPYGQRRLTYQEIKSLAEAIKKPPYHLTPELVWQAYEQLDRAKVKGAGPQKLLTNIISLLRFAVGEADVLEPFPEVVNRRFGSWLAQQEQLGRRFTPEQREWLEMIKQHIATSASISVEDFELVPFCEKGGAVRANRLFEQQLDKLLEELNEVLVA
- a CDS encoding type II toxin-antitoxin system VapC family toxin — protein: MAEPEYKRYVLDSYALIAYFEDEAGSEKVKGLLEQAIGGECALMMSVINLGEVLYIVERERGLPQAQKTLARIAELPINIVDADRYLTFAAAHIKAQCPIAYADCFAAALAQTEEAALLTGDPEFKRAEMDALFPIVWL
- a CDS encoding AbrB/MazE/SpoVT family DNA-binding domain-containing protein, with translation MNTSTLSSKGWVVIPQELRERYGLRKGDKVHFVEYGGVIAVVPVSKNPVGESAGMLKGETSLVEALLKSRQEDAAKGK